Proteins from a genomic interval of Carassius carassius unplaced genomic scaffold, fCarCar2.1 SCAFFOLD_143, whole genome shotgun sequence:
- the LOC132134153 gene encoding cadherin-7-like, whose amino-acid sequence MDNCPTLRVLLMISIMPGWLGGDFIISKKQIHSSEISHRTHLRVRRGWIWSHIFVEEEDPTPRKIGQLKSDYDTGDFTIKYILSGEGASEMFKIDEYTGDIYLSQRLDRELKPFYILQAQAINRSSKQPVEPESEFIIKVQDINDNAPEFINEPYVSSIPEMCPTGTTVIQVTATDADDPMFGNNAKLIYSILEGEPYFSVEPKT is encoded by the exons ATGGACAACTGTCCCACTCTTCGTGTGCTTCTCATGATCTCCATCATGCCTGGCTGGCTAGGGGGTGACTTTATAATCTCAAAAAAACAGATCCATTCAAGTGAAATCTCCCATCGGACCCATCTGAGAGTGAGACGAGGCTGGATTTGGAGCCATATATTTGTTGAAGAAGAAGATCCAACTCCAAGAAAGATTGGTCAG CTCAAATCAGATTACGACACAGGGGACTTTACTATCAAGTACATCCTCTCAGGTGAAGGAGCCAGTGAAATGTTCAAAATTGACGAGTACACAGGTGACATTTATTTATCACAACGTCTGGACCGTGAGCTGAAGCCCTTCTACATACTACAAGCCCAGGCCATTAACCGCAGCTCCAAGCAGCCTGTTGAACCTGAATCTGAGTTCATCATTAAAGTCCAGGACATCAATGACAATGCTCCAGAATTCATTAATGAGCCCTATGTATCCAGCATCCCAGAAATGTGTCCCACCG GAACCACAGTTATCCAGGTGACAGCCACAGATGCTGATGACCCTATGTTTGGGAACAATGCTAAACTCATCTATTCCATCCTGGAAGGGGAGCCCTACTTCTCAGTGGAACCCAAAACAG